The Choristoneura fumiferana chromosome 10, NRCan_CFum_1, whole genome shotgun sequence genome has a segment encoding these proteins:
- the LOC141431754 gene encoding uncharacterized protein yields the protein MQPQRKMKRVREIQQRWKNLRTCFTRELAMQRKEQQDRNEDFKKMSFLLGKEHTFQVSDNDEHSEVKDDPLDRNFKIEFIDDIESDEKIEDDEELEGDEFGDDETTKVVSEPELFQNQIVDMSRTENIVNARKRFNDYDEDKHFLLSLINTFRKFNDKQKIEAKIEILQTLKKIQFNYE from the exons ATGCAACCGCAACGTAAAATGAAACGTG TTCGAGAGATCCAGCAGCGATGGAAAAATTTACGAACTTGTTTCACCAGAGAACTAGCGATGCAGCGCAAAGAACAGCAAGATAGGAATGAAG atttcaaaaaaatgagTTTCCTTTTAGGAAAAGAACATACCTTCCAAGTATCAGATAACGACGAGCACAGCGAAGTCAAAGATGATCCACTTGACAGAAATTTTAAGATTGAATTCATAGACGATATCGAAAGTGACGAGAAAATTGAAGATGACGAAGAATTGGAAGGTGATGAATTTGGAGATGATGAAACAACAAAAGTTGTCAGTGAACCCGAACTGTTTCAGAATCAAATTGTTGATATGAGTAGAACTGAGAACATCGTAAATGCCAGAAAGAGATTCAATGACTACGATGAAGATAAgcattttttattgtcattaaTTAATACATTCAGAAAGTTTAATGACAAACAAAAGATTGAGGCCAAAATAGAAATTCTACAAACCCTGAAAAAGATACAGtttaattatgaataa